In a genomic window of Candidatus Eisenbacteria bacterium:
- a CDS encoding phosphatidate cytidylyltransferase, with protein MTEDTRGFVQALRAEGSDPASGEPAPKRSSWALSWRVASGVAFVPLLVFLAWIGGLTFLTFVAVQVTIGLIEFYSMMRGRGLRPYRRLGVLASLALLWICYQRHVPYVGFLTTAVLLLVLALELRRPEARQRVEDIAVTCFGVLYVGWLSAHMVLLRELPWSAGTSYRDGAAFVLLAFFVTWSCDTGAYTVGRLFGRNRPWTRISPRKSVEGSVGGWIMAVAAAFIARVWFAPFLRLVDALAIGLLVGVFAQVGDLVESLLKRDARHGDSSDLIPGHGGVLDRFDSLFFAAPVVYYYLAHVVFGVPR; from the coding sequence ATGACCGAAGACACGCGCGGCTTCGTCCAGGCGCTCAGGGCCGAAGGCTCGGACCCCGCATCGGGCGAGCCGGCGCCCAAGCGATCGTCCTGGGCGCTGTCCTGGCGGGTGGCGAGCGGAGTCGCGTTCGTGCCACTCCTCGTGTTCCTCGCCTGGATCGGGGGGCTGACCTTCCTCACCTTCGTGGCGGTCCAGGTGACGATTGGTCTGATCGAGTTCTACTCCATGATGCGGGGCCGCGGACTGCGTCCTTACCGGCGGCTCGGCGTATTGGCTTCGCTGGCGCTCCTGTGGATCTGCTACCAGCGCCACGTGCCCTACGTCGGTTTCCTCACGACCGCCGTGCTTCTCCTCGTGCTCGCGCTCGAGCTGCGCCGTCCGGAGGCGCGTCAACGGGTCGAGGACATCGCGGTGACCTGCTTCGGCGTGCTCTACGTCGGCTGGCTGTCCGCGCACATGGTGCTGCTGCGAGAGCTGCCGTGGTCGGCGGGCACTTCGTACCGCGACGGCGCGGCATTCGTTCTGCTCGCGTTCTTCGTCACCTGGAGCTGCGACACCGGCGCCTACACCGTGGGCCGGCTGTTCGGGCGCAATCGTCCGTGGACGCGGATCTCGCCGCGCAAATCGGTGGAAGGCTCGGTCGGCGGCTGGATCATGGCGGTGGCGGCAGCGTTCATCGCCCGCGTGTGGTTCGCTCCGTTCCTGCGACTGGTCGACGCGCTGGCGATCGGCCTCCTGGTCGGTGTCTTCGCCCAGGTCGGCGACCTGGTGGAATCGCTGCTCAAGCGGGATGCGCGGCACGGCGACTCCTCCGACCTCATTCCGGGGCACGGCGGCGTGCTCGACCGCTTCGACAGCCTCTTCTTCGCCGCCCCGGTGGTCTACTACTACCTGGCTCACGTGGTGTTCGGAGTGCCGCGTTGA
- a CDS encoding isoprenyl transferase codes for MSSRSLTPHELLRRGNVPRHVAIIMDGNGRWAKARGVPRLMGHRAGREAVRESVKGCVELGIEVLTLYTFSTENWERPAREVKALMNILRQTLKQERRELRERNVRLQVMGRLEDLPAEVRDTLQETQDYLSRSSGLLLNLALSYSGRTEMVDGVRRLMRDQASNGLKPDDVDEALVSSYLYTAGLPDPDLLIRTSGEMRISNFMLWQLAYTELWITSTLWPDFRRRHLYQAVAEYQGRERRFGRTD; via the coding sequence TTGTCGAGCCGAAGTCTGACGCCTCACGAGCTGTTGCGGCGCGGCAACGTCCCGCGCCACGTCGCCATCATCATGGACGGCAACGGCCGCTGGGCGAAGGCCCGAGGGGTGCCTCGCTTGATGGGTCATCGCGCCGGACGTGAAGCGGTTCGTGAATCGGTCAAGGGCTGCGTCGAGCTCGGCATCGAGGTGCTGACCCTCTACACGTTCTCCACCGAAAACTGGGAGCGTCCCGCGCGCGAGGTCAAGGCGCTCATGAACATCCTGCGGCAGACGCTCAAACAGGAGCGGCGGGAGCTGCGGGAGCGCAACGTCCGGCTCCAGGTCATGGGTCGCCTGGAGGACCTGCCCGCCGAGGTGCGGGACACGCTCCAGGAGACCCAGGACTACCTGTCGCGCAGCTCCGGCCTGCTGCTCAACCTGGCGCTCTCGTACAGCGGACGCACCGAGATGGTGGACGGGGTGCGTCGCCTGATGCGCGACCAGGCAAGCAACGGTCTCAAGCCGGACGACGTGGACGAGGCGCTGGTGTCGAGCTACCTCTACACCGCCGGTCTTCCAGACCCCGACCTGCTGATTCGCACGAGCGGCGAGATGCGCATCTCCAACTTCATGCTGTGGCAGCTCGCCTATACCGAGCTGTGGATCACCTCGACGCTGTGGCCCGACTTTCGGCGCCGGCATCTCTACCAGGCGGTGGCCGAGTACCAGGGGCGCGAGCGACGCTTCGGGCGGACCGACTGA
- the frr gene encoding ribosome recycling factor, protein MTHKMLIEAEERMKKALEGVRREFTGIRSGKASPALLDTVRVEAYGQAMSLKEVGQVSAPEARLLVVQPYDKSLVKAISRAIQQSELGLNPTDDGLVVRVPIPTLTEERRKDMVKLVSKLAEEGRVHIRQVRHDLNKDVKHQQDEGAVSEDDAKRLTADGQKLTDRYVGLVDELLKKKTAEVMEV, encoded by the coding sequence ATGACCCACAAGATGCTGATCGAGGCCGAGGAGCGGATGAAGAAGGCGCTCGAGGGCGTGCGGCGCGAATTCACCGGAATCCGGAGCGGCAAGGCATCGCCCGCGCTGCTCGACACCGTGCGCGTCGAAGCCTATGGGCAGGCGATGTCGCTGAAGGAAGTCGGGCAGGTGAGCGCCCCCGAAGCACGTCTGCTGGTGGTACAGCCCTACGACAAGTCGCTGGTCAAGGCGATCTCGCGGGCCATCCAGCAGTCCGAGCTCGGCCTGAATCCGACTGACGACGGCCTGGTCGTGCGGGTGCCGATTCCCACTCTGACCGAGGAGCGCCGCAAGGACATGGTAAAGCTCGTGTCCAAGCTGGCGGAGGAAGGGCGCGTGCACATCCGCCAGGTGCGGCACGATCTCAACAAGGACGTGAAGCACCAGCAGGACGAGGGCGCGGTCTCCGAAGACGACGCCAAACGGCTCACCGCCGACGGACAGAAGCTGACCGACCGCTACGTCGGTTTGGTGGACGAGCTCCTGAAGAAGAAGACGGCCGAGGTGATGGAGGTCTGA
- the pyrH gene encoding UMP kinase produces MVPRYRRILLKLSGEILAGSAGHGIDEKVIGGLADEIRDVQRLGVQIGIVLGGGNIFRGLAASARGMDRVGADYMGMLATVINSLALQHALEHREVITRVMSAIEMARVCEPYIRRRAVRHLEKGRVVILAAGTGNPYFTTDTAAALRAIETGAELILKATKVDGVFSDDPKRTPEATFFPRITYLDILTRGLKVMDSTAISLCMDNRLPLVVFNVGTPGNLLKVVQGEPVGTVVGSET; encoded by the coding sequence GTGGTCCCGCGGTATCGCCGCATCCTCCTCAAGCTGAGCGGCGAGATCCTGGCCGGGAGCGCGGGCCACGGGATCGACGAGAAGGTGATCGGCGGGCTGGCCGACGAGATTCGCGACGTTCAGCGGCTCGGCGTGCAGATCGGCATCGTGCTCGGAGGCGGCAACATCTTTCGCGGTCTGGCGGCCAGCGCCCGCGGCATGGATCGCGTGGGCGCCGACTACATGGGCATGCTGGCCACGGTCATCAACAGCCTGGCCCTGCAGCACGCACTGGAACACCGGGAAGTCATCACCCGTGTCATGTCGGCGATCGAGATGGCCCGGGTCTGCGAGCCCTACATCCGCCGCCGCGCCGTGCGCCACCTGGAGAAGGGGAGGGTCGTGATCCTGGCGGCGGGGACCGGCAATCCCTACTTCACCACCGACACCGCTGCCGCGCTGCGCGCCATCGAGACCGGGGCCGAGTTGATCCTCAAGGCCACCAAGGTGGACGGCGTGTTCAGCGACGATCCCAAGAGGACGCCCGAGGCCACCTTCTTCCCTCGCATCACCTATCTGGATATTCTGACGCGCGGACTCAAGGTGATGGACTCGACCGCCATCTCGTTGTGCATGGACAACCGTCTGCCGCTGGTGGTGTTCAACGTCGGCACGCCGGGGAACCTGCTGAAGGTCGTGCAGGGCGAGCCGGTCGGAACCGTGGTCGGGAGCGAGACATGA
- the tsf gene encoding translation elongation factor Ts: MQITADQVKQLREMTGAGMMECKKALAETGGDVEKAVDALRKSGAAKAEKRSGRMANEGRVDSYIHPGNRVGVLIEVNCETDFVARTPEFEELVRNLAMQAAAAGAEYIRREDVPAERIERERAIYAAQLEGQGKPEAIVGKIVDGKLDKFYSEICLLEQVYIRDDKKTVGDLLKEAASKTGENLVVRRFARFRLGAE, translated from the coding sequence ATGCAGATCACAGCCGATCAGGTGAAGCAGCTTCGGGAGATGACCGGGGCTGGAATGATGGAGTGCAAGAAGGCGCTGGCCGAAACCGGCGGGGACGTCGAGAAGGCCGTCGACGCGCTTCGCAAGAGCGGCGCCGCCAAGGCCGAGAAGCGCTCGGGACGGATGGCCAACGAAGGCCGCGTCGACAGCTACATCCATCCGGGGAATCGCGTGGGTGTGCTGATCGAGGTGAATTGCGAGACCGACTTCGTGGCCCGCACTCCGGAGTTCGAAGAGCTGGTGCGCAATCTCGCCATGCAGGCCGCCGCGGCGGGTGCGGAGTACATCCGGCGCGAGGACGTTCCGGCCGAGCGCATCGAGCGGGAGCGGGCGATCTACGCCGCTCAGCTCGAGGGTCAGGGCAAGCCTGAGGCGATCGTCGGCAAGATCGTGGACGGCAAGCTGGACAAGTTCTACTCCGAGATCTGCCTGCTCGAGCAGGTCTACATCCGCGACGACAAGAAGACGGTCGGCGACCTCCTCAAGGAGGCGGCCTCCAAGACCGGAGAGAACCTCGTGGTCCGGCGCTTCGCGCGTTTCCGCCTCGGAGCGGAGTGA